Proteins from a genomic interval of Helicoverpa zea isolate HzStark_Cry1AcR chromosome 31, ilHelZeax1.1, whole genome shotgun sequence:
- the LOC124645149 gene encoding solute carrier family 66 member 3 yields the protein METTVSKNFANVLSTLTILSCLFLKVPQICYIRQKRSAEGIFVQALLMEIFGFSIMTLYNYTNDYGIMTYMEYPIILLQVYVMFYYVLKFKKMLCMSIVPITTIAYVSAVAAFAMGTLPKHILSYLVPLCTPLSGFAKVTYIYGIVCEGNADAVSLTTWVISVATNLARIFTVYVDSADMKLMTNFFISTLLSLAVLCTAVYYKRQCCPPRRQRRKSNGHCSHCD from the exons atggaaACTACTGTCTCAAAGAACTTTGCTAACGTACTCAGTACCCTGACCATTCTGTCATGCCTGTTCCTGAAGGTGCCACAAATATGTTACATACGGCAGAAACGATCTGCAGAAGGGATCTTTGTCCAAGCTTTGCTTATGGAGATATTTGG ATTCTCAATAATGACACTATACAATTACACAAACGACTATGGAATAATGACGTACATGGAGTACCCAATAATATTGCTTCAAGTGTACGTCATGTTCTACTATGTGCTGAAGTTTAAGAAAATGCTATGTATGTCGATAGTACCGATCACCACCATAGCATACGTCTCTGCAGTCGCTGCTTTCGCGATGGGCACTTTACCGAAGCATATACTGTCTTATTTAGTG CCTCTCTGCACTCCACTGAGCGGGTTCGCGAAGGTGACTTACATTTACGGGATCGTGTGTGAAGGGAATGCTGATGCAGTGTCGCTGACCACGTGGGTCATTTCTGTGGCTACTAACTTGG CCCGCATATTCACAGTCTACGTGGATTCTGCAGACATGAAGCTCATGACGAACTTCTTCATATCGACATTGCTGAGCTTAGCAGTTCTCTGCACTGCTGTATACTACAAAAGGCAATGCTGCCCGCCGCGCCGTCAGCGAAGGAAGTCCAATGGTCATTGCAGCCATTGCGATTAA
- the LOC124645498 gene encoding histamine H2 receptor-like: protein MRNFTFPINNYGNFNRSISPITLDAEWPTLSRLLFLLISSIAGTFLNGFFISSFFIEHSLKRLGNVYHACVGICDLLITSAVMPAAGVVLLSGEWDLLEVCKGMEFVTIAATYCHSVFFAFVTAETYVRVVHGPRCYDAFLQMGIGLVAILIYLFGFLLAAVGVYSGFDYDYCERRHHGNLYFRVITSLSVHGVTCVLTIYFLIASAINIRCLSRLQAQYKRSQQYDRDFNMIHLNMAAYVLYMTCWIPYIVTVYKYPDAYDGLYYHSAWIGAYRSMINGLLYSAMNANFRQAFSQLFVYCCCKNSLSAPFRSRHRRNLDYSTPSGEVRVHVMHKAIAPSSPSRPGTSRDTQEL from the exons ATGAGGAACTTTACGTTCCCGATAAATAACTACGGAAATTTCAACCGCAGCATCTCGCCCATCACGCTGGACGCCGAATGGCCGACTCTCAGTCGGCTCCTGTTTCTCTTAATCAGCTCTATAGCGGGCACCTTTCTTAATGGCTTTTTTATCTCATCCTTCTTTATAGAGCATTCCTTAAAACGGCTGG GTAATGTGTACCACGCTTGTGTCGGGATCTGTGATCTGTTGATCACGTCAGCCGTGATGCCGGCTGCAGGAGTGGTACTTCTGTCTGGTGAATGGGATCTACTGGAAGTCTGCAAGGGCATGGAGTTCGTCACCATCGCTGCGACTTACTGCCACAGTGTGTTCTTTGCT TTTGTGACGGCCGAGACGTACGTGCGCGTGGTCCACGGGCCCCGATGTTACGACGCGTTCCTACAAATGGGTATCGGTCTGGTCGCCATTCTCATCTACCTGTTCGGCTTCCTTCTCGCTGCCGTCGGCGTCTACAGCGGATTCGATTACGATTACTGCGAGCGACGTCACCACGGCAACCTATACTTCCGCGTCATCACCTCCCTCTCGGTCCATGGCGTGACCTGTGTACTTACCATCTACTTCTTGATAGCCTCCGCCATTAACATCCGATGCCTCTCCCGCTTGCAAGCTCAGTACAAGAGATCCCAACAGTACGACCGCGACTTCAACATGATCCATTTGAACATGGCCGCTTACGTCCTCTACATGACGTGTTGGATCCCGTACATCGTGACGGTCTACAAGTACCCCGACGCTTACGATGGTCTCTACTACCACTCGGCTTGGATTGGCGCATACCGCTCTATGATCAACGGTTTATTATACAGTGCTATGAACGCGAACTTCCGTCAGGCGTTTTCCCAGCTTTTCGTTTACTGCTGCTGCAAGAACAGCCTCTCTGCCCCATTCCGAAGCCGCCACCGACGCAATCTTGATTACTCTACGCCATCTGGTGAAGTCAGGGTCCATGTCATGCACAAGGCCATTGCCCCTAGCAGCCCCTCACGACCTGGCACCTCTCGCGACACTCAGGAATTATGA